The following proteins are co-located in the Carassius carassius chromosome 39, fCarCar2.1, whole genome shotgun sequence genome:
- the LOC132120907 gene encoding nuclear apoptosis-inducing factor 1-like, giving the protein MANTERKSKKRNFTQCEVEVIVGEVEKRRKMLFGGHSVGITNAKKALELQTVADAVNAVASQPRTVAEIKKKWSDIKVEAKKRLSATGGGKGTPELTPLDERLAAIIGESLLSGVVTEAEGDTDAPDAPGDTVAGCSSGASGYDAAAEQPSGPSVSTARGSQPSSSGRVLTDAVLEMQREIISSIREVAKELGEIKTALTEINCTMREFLNK; this is encoded by the exons ATGGCAAACACAGAGAGGAAATCAAAAAAACGTAACTTCACTCAATGTGAAGTAGAAGTTATCGTTGGCGAGGtggaaaagaggagaaaaatgttgtttggagGGCACAGTGTGGGCATTACTAATGCCAAAAAGGCACTTGAGTTGCAAACGGTGGCAGACGCCGTAAATGCTGTAGCCTCACAACCTCGGACCGTggccgaaataaaaaagaaatggtcgGACATCAAAGTCGAGGCAAAAAAACGTCTGTCTGCCACGGGTGGGGGAAAGGGGACACCGGAGCTGACCCCTCTTGATGAGAGACTGGCGGCAATTATTGGGGAATCCCTATTAAGTGGAGTGGTGACTGAGGCGGAGGGGGACACTGACGCGCCAGATGCACCGGGTGACACAG ttgctgGGTGTTCCAGCGGGGCCAGTGGTTATGATGCTGCAGCTGAGCAGCCGTCTGGACCCAGCGTCTCCACGGCACGCGGCTCTCAACCCTCCAGCAGTGGACGTGTCCTCACCGATGCAGTCCTTGAAATGCAGAGGGAAATCATTAGTTCAATCAGAGAGGTGGCCAAGGAGTTGGGCGAAATCAAGACTGCACTGACTGAAATAAACTGCACGATGAGGGAAttcttgaataaataa